The stretch of DNA CGTCGAAACCTCCAGCACTTCGCAAGTCGCGTTGGAAGCGATCGTCGAGCGCGGCGTCCGCGACAAGCCGGACGTCGGCTGCTTGGCGAGCCGCGACGGCGACCACCTGTGGGTGCTGCTCTGGCATTACCACGACGACGACGTCGCAGGCCCCGACGCCAAGGTCTCGCTGCGGCTCGAAGACGCCGAGCGCTGCGACGTCGAGTCGATGTGGCGCGTGGACCGAGAGCGTTCGAACGCCTACGAGACGTGGATCGAGATGGGGTCTCCCGTCGCGCCCAATCGAGAGCAGTACCAGCAGCTGATGGCCGCTTCCGAATTGTACGAGGCGCCCAAGCCAGACGCCGACGACAGCGCGACATGCGAATTGACCCTCCCTCGCCAGGGAGTGGCTTTACTCAAGGTCGCGCTGACGCGGCCGTAGCTTTTGCGGAACCGAGAGCGAAACGATGTGTTTCTTGAAGAGGACGAACGCCCGCCCCACGAGCGCGACGCGCTACGCCTGCGCCATCGCGTTACTGGCGCTCGTCACGCCGGCGGCGCTGGGGGTCGATCCGTTGTCGAACAAGCGCGGCTTCGCCGACGTCGGCGCGAGCTACAACTACCTCCAGGCCACGAACGCGGGCTGGTACTACGGCTGGCGTCCCGATCAGCCGCCCGGCGCGGGCGGCTACGACGGCGAGTTCGTGCCAATGATCTTCGGCGCTTACCAAGCGAATCAGTTCGAGATCGATCGCATCCTCGGCTACGACGACGTCGAATACGTCCTGGGCTTCAACGAGCCAGAACGGCCCGACCAAGCCAACATCACCGTCGACACCGCGATCAACGCTTGGCGGACGTTGTCCAATGGCTTCCAGGGCACCGACATCAAGCTGATCAGCCCCGGCGTCGCCGACACGGGGGGCGCTGATGGCGGGCAGGCCTGGCTCGCCGACTTCATGGGCCGCGTCAACGCCGAGGGCCTCAAGATGGATGGCGTCGCGTTCCACTGGTACGGCGCCAGCACCCCCAACGACCCGATCGGCGCCGCCAACAGCTTCATCAGCCGCGTCGATTCGTACCACAACCAGTATGGCCTGCCGGTGTGGATCACCGAGTTCGGCATCATCGACTGGGGCGGCAACTACACCCCCGAGCAGATGCGGGCCGCGAACGCGACATTCCTCGAGAACGTGATCCCACGGCTAGAGAGCCGCAGCTATGTCGAGCGTTACGCATTCTATCAGTGGAATTCGGCGACCACGCTCATCGAAGGAAACCCTCTCAACCCGACCAACGTCGGCGCGGAGTACGTCGGCGCTATCAAGCCGGGCGAGACCTATCAATTGGCGGGCGCCGATTTCGGCGACCGCGTGGCGTACCTCTCGGGCGGCGAGCTGACGCACAGCGGCTCGGCGGCGGCCACGCTCGACCACGTCAACGCGCTGTCGGGGGCGAGTCGGCTCACTGGAGCGGGGGACTGGGGCGTCTCGCCGGGGGGCTGGGTCCGCGTCCAACCGGGGGCGACGCTCTACAAAGACGGCGCCAACCGCGTCGTCATCGACAGCTCGGACACAACGAACAACGGTAAGATCGTCGTCGCCGATGGGGAGCTCGTGTTCCGCAGCGGCCCGCGGCTGACCGGCTCTGGGTCGATCCAAGTCAACGAGGGGGGCGTGCTGCGGTTCGATGGCGAGGTCCGCGGCGGCCCGGGACGATTCAGCCACCCGATCGAACTCAATGGCGGCTCGATCGCCGCGCCGTCGATCAACACCGTCTCTCCCTTTGGCGCCGCAGTGCTGTCGGGTGAGGGCGTCGTCGAGGGAGGTCTCACCGCGGCCGCCGGCGCGACCATCCGCGTCGGCGGCGTCGGCGTCGCCAAGCCGGCGTGGGCGACCATCGACAACTTCGAGAGCTACTCCGCCGGCAAGCTGAACGCCGGCGCTACGGGCGGCGTCTGGACCGGCGTCTTCGACGGGACCGCCAACGCCGAGGTCGTCAGCGCCGCCGGCAACGAGTCGCTCCAGTTCTACGGGACCGGCTCGGCCTGGCGCGGCGCCCAGGCGAGCCTTGCCAGTTCGTTCGACTCGGGGGATTACTCCTTGCCGGACGGGGGCGCCGGCACCTACTTCTTCCGCGTCCAACGTCAGGGGACGCAGACCATCGACGGCGTCTTCGGACTGACCGACGCCGCCGCGATCGGGACCGACGCCCCCTGGTCGGAGCTGGCGATCACCCTTTCGCTGTTCCAAGGGACCGGCGCCGGCGACGCGACGGCGCTGCGGGCCTTCGACGGCGATGGCGGCGGTGACGTCGTGATCGCCAACGGCGTCGCCGCCGACGAGTGGCTTAACGTCTGGCTGGTGGTCGACAACGAGTCGAAGACTTACCAGGTCGCGACCTCCACTGGCGGCGACGACGGGCAGTTGGCGCCCAACACGTTCTCGTTCGGGCGTCAGCCCGCGCTGGGCGCTTCGCTCGACACGTTTGCGGGCGCCGAGTTCCGCTCGGGGTCCAACCCGGGCGCCGCCTCGGTGCGGATCGATGACCTGGTCTTCCTCGCAGGCGAGAACCTGCTCAACCCGCTTGCCGCGACGGCCCCGCCTGTCATCGCCGAAGCGGCCGTGCTGCAAGTCGAGGGCGACTACTTTGGGTTGGCGGAATCGGCGTTGGAGATCGACCTCTTCGACCCGGTGAACTCCGACAAGCTCATCGTGTCGGGCGTCCTCAACGCGGGCGGAGAGCTGCGTGTCTCGCTCGACCCCGAAGCGCCGGCGCCGCAGGACGGCGACGCGTTCGACATCCTCGACTTCGCCTCGTCGGCGGGCCAGTTCGCGGAGCTCGACCTGCCCGTTCTCGGCGGTTCGCTGGGTTGGGACACGTCGCAGCTGTACACGAACGGCGTGCTCGGTGTCGTGACGCTGCTGCCGGGCGATTACAACGACGACGGCGTCGTCGATGCGGCGGACTACACCGTGTGGCGCGACAGCTTTGGCGAGGCGCCCGGCTCGCTGCCCAACGA from Botrimarina mediterranea encodes:
- a CDS encoding glycosyl hydrolase encodes the protein MKRTNARPTSATRYACAIALLALVTPAALGVDPLSNKRGFADVGASYNYLQATNAGWYYGWRPDQPPGAGGYDGEFVPMIFGAYQANQFEIDRILGYDDVEYVLGFNEPERPDQANITVDTAINAWRTLSNGFQGTDIKLISPGVADTGGADGGQAWLADFMGRVNAEGLKMDGVAFHWYGASTPNDPIGAANSFISRVDSYHNQYGLPVWITEFGIIDWGGNYTPEQMRAANATFLENVIPRLESRSYVERYAFYQWNSATTLIEGNPLNPTNVGAEYVGAIKPGETYQLAGADFGDRVAYLSGGELTHSGSAAATLDHVNALSGASRLTGAGDWGVSPGGWVRVQPGATLYKDGANRVVIDSSDTTNNGKIVVADGELVFRSGPRLTGSGSIQVNEGGVLRFDGEVRGGPGRFSHPIELNGGSIAAPSINTVSPFGAAVLSGEGVVEGGLTAAAGATIRVGGVGVAKPAWATIDNFESYSAGKLNAGATGGVWTGVFDGTANAEVVSAAGNESLQFYGTGSAWRGAQASLASSFDSGDYSLPDGGAGTYFFRVQRQGTQTIDGVFGLTDAAAIGTDAPWSELAITLSLFQGTGAGDATALRAFDGDGGGDVVIANGVAADEWLNVWLVVDNESKTYQVATSTGGDDGQLAPNTFSFGRQPALGASLDTFAGAEFRSGSNPGAASVRIDDLVFLAGENLLNPLAATAPPVIAEAAVLQVEGDYFGLAESALEIDLFDPVNSDKLIVSGVLNAGGELRVSLDPEAPAPQDGDAFDILDFASSAGQFAELDLPVLGGSLGWDTSQLYTNGVLGVVTLLPGDYNDDGVVDAADYTVWRDSFGEAPGSLPNDTDGGVIGQAQYATWAANYGSEREAAAAIPEPSGLVLLVAAAIGLTARRAA